The Mycolicibacterium monacense genome contains the following window.
AGCGTTGCATCAGATCGACGGTGCCGGCCATGGCGGCCAGGTGGATGCCCTCGGACGTGGTGCCGCCCTGGATGTCGGAGACGTCGGACTTGAGCGCCAGTTCGAAGAACTCCATCGCACGGTCGCGGTTGGCGCGCGCCAGGACCCAGGTGTGCACGACTCCGCTGAGCGTGGACCCGTGCGACGTGCGGGCCAGGTAGTAGTCGACCATGCTCGGAACCTGGTCCGCGGGGAAGTGATAACCGAGCCGGTTCAGGATCTCGCCGAGTTCGGGCACCGACATCAGGTACAGCAACATCAGCACGTCGGCCTGTTTGGACGCCTTGTACCGGTTCACGTCGTCGTTCTCCGCCTCGAGGATGCGATCGAGGCGCTGGATGTTGCCGTAGTGGGCGCGGTAGCGGTCCCAGTCCAGCTCCTCGAGCTCGCCGTAGCCCTCGAACTGGCTGATGACACCGTCGTGGAACGGCACGTACATCCGGCGACTCACGTCGTCCCAGTGCGCCAGTTCACCGCTGGTCAGCCCGAGCGTCTCCAGCAGGTCGAGCCGGTTCGGCAGCGGAAGCAGGTCCAACGCGTCGAGCGCCCGCATGATCACCCACACCGCCATCACGTTCGTGTACGCGTTGTTGTCGATGCCGTCGTAGGGTGCGTCGGGGTAGCCGGAGTGGAATTCGTCGGGCCCGATGACCCCGCGGATGCTGTAGCGGCCGCGGTCTTCGTCGTAGCTGGCCAGACTCACCCAGAAGCGCGCGACCTCGGCCAGCATCTCGGCGCCGTAGTCGATCAGGTAGGCGAGATCCCCGGTGGCCTGGTAGAACTTCCACGCGCTGTAGGCCACGGCGATACCGATGTGGTGCGCGCGAGCGCTCGCATCGGGATTCCAGTTGCCGCTGCGCGGATTCAGGTGCAGCCGTTGGCTTTCCTCGCGGCCGTCGCTTCCGGACTGCCAGGGGAACATCGCGCCGGCGTAACCGGCCTCCCTGGCGGCGTGCCGGGCCTCCGGCAGCCGCCGGTAGCGGTACGCCAGCAGCGATCGGGTGATCATGGGCAGCCGCAGATTGAGCACCGGGAAGATGAACAGCTCATCCCAGAAGATGTGGCCGCGGTATGCCTCACCGTGCAGGCCACGCGCGGGCACACCCACGTCGAGGTCGGCGCTGTTGGGGGAGACGGTCTGCAGCAGATGCAGCAGATGCAGCCGCAGGATGCGCACTTCGTCGGTGAAATCGTCGAATTCGATGGACAGGCGTTCCCACAGGTGTGTCCAGTCGGTGAGGTGTCCCTCGCGTACCTCGGCGTACCGGCCGAGTCGCGCCACCCACCGCTCGGCGTCCACCGCGGGATCGGAGGTCGCGACGTCGCGGCCGGTGAAGAGGGTGACCAGCTTCTCCACCGTCAGCGCCTCGCCGACCGACTGCTCGACGGTGATCTCGTGACCGATCTCGGCGCCGTCCCCGACGAGTCGGTAGGACGCCCCGACCGGGGCGTCGTCACGCCAGACGATGCAGCGGGCCGCCATGGCGATCGGAATGCCCGACTGGGTCGTGCGGACCGTCAACAACACCGAATCGTCGCTGAGCTGCCGCTTCTCGATCAGTTCGAGGTGCTCTTTACCGAGGTCGCGGTACCGCTCGACCAGCGAGTTCGTCACGTTCCCGTCGAGCGTCGAGCGGATCGTGATCCGGCCCGACCAGTCCTCGGCGACGATCTTGGTCTGCAGAGCGCCGACGTGCGGCAGGTGCATCGCGACAAAACGTTGCTGCGTAACCGAAGTGGTGCGCCCGGCGTCGTCGCGAAAGCGGACCTCCCGCGTCAGCGTCGCCCCGCGCAGGTCGAGAGTCTGGCGGTAGGAGAGCACTTCGACCTCGTCGATGTCGAACCAGTCACCGCCGTCGATCCGGAAGGTCAGCGAGAGCCAGTCCGGCAGGTTCACCAGGCTCTCGTTGTCGACGGCGGTACCCGATACGTCGTCGACGAGGCGGTTGAAGATGCCCGCGGCGTAGGTGCCGGGGTAGTGCACCTGGCCGGCCTTCGATTCCGGTGCCGCGCCCCTCGTGGCGAAGTAACCGTTCCCGACGGTGCACAACGCCTCGCGCAGCTTCTCGCTCTGCGGGTCGTACCCCTCGTAGGTGAGATCCCAGGCCTCGCTTGCGACCTGGTGCTTGTAGGCCAGCCACTGCGACCCCCGTTGGAGGAATTCGCGCACCTGGTCGGGTGACTGCAGGCTGAATCGGGCCGCCGTCTTGCGGTCGCTGTCCTCGTCGTGGCGCACGACGATGCCGACGCCGTCGAAGCGGACCGCATCGAACGCGTCTTCGTCGGTGAGGTCGTCACCGATGTAGATGGGCATCAGCGAACCGGCCGCGTCGATGCGGTCCCGGATCCACCTCAGGGTGGTGCCCTTGTCCCAGTCGATGTCGGGTCGCAGTTCGACGAGCATGCGGCCGCTCGTCACCCGGAGACCGGCCTGCCTGCCGAGTCTGTGTGTGGTCGAGACGATCTCGGCGACCTCGTCGGAGGACCCGACCTCCCGGTAGTGGACCGCGACGGCGAAGCGCTTGTGCTCGACGAAGATTCCGGGAACGTGCCCCAGCAGGTCGCGCAGATCCCCGGCGGCCCGTTCGAGGACGGGCACGAACGCGGCGGCCGCCTCGTTCTGGTGGTAGGTGCCGTCCGGTCCGGTCAGCTCGAATCCGTGGCTGCCGGCGTACCACAGCCCCGGTGCGCCCACGCGGGTGCGGACATCCGCGAGGTCGCGGCCGCTCAGGATCGCGACCGGGCACACCGCGGCGACGAGCGCCAGCGCCTCGGCCGCGCCGTCGACCAGCACCGCGGCGTCCGGTTCGGAGACGATGGGGGACAGGGTTCCGTCGTAGTCCAGGAACAACACCGACTCGCGGGCGCCGGTGATACCGATGAGCTGTCCGTAGGACTCCAACGCGTTGGGGACCTCGGAGACGCGCCTGTCACCGGTGCGGACCGCGATACCGGCCAGACCCGCGACGACCCGGTCGGCATCGCCGTCGATCGGTTCGTCGGGGTGCCGGGTCCGGTCGACCCGGATCACGAGGGCGAACCCACCGTCGCGGCCCGGTGTCCGGCCCGCGGCCGAATCCTCGATGAGCACGGCGCGCTGCGGGCGCACACCGAGTCGGCGCGCTGCCTCCAGACACGGGGCGCCGGCCCGGTCTTCGGCGGAGCCGTCGACGCACACATCGAAACCCTCGGCCCCAATGCTTTTCACCATGTCCCGGCCGTGACTGTTCGACGAACAGGCCGCGGTCTTGACGCCGACGTCCTGCAGTTCGCGCGCCAGCGTCACCGTCGGCGCCGGGTCGCTGAGCACGCCGTCGAGGTCGAAGATCACCGCGTCGTGGTAGCGGGGATCGATGACGACCGGCACGGTCATGACAGGGATGCGAGCTGTTGTTCGGCGGCGAGGACCAGGCGGGTGGTCCGCACGACGGTGTCGGGGTTGAGGCTCATCGAATCGATGCCGACCCGCACCAGGAACTCGGCCATGTCCGGGTAGTCAGAGGGGGCCTGTCCGCACAGTCCCGAGTGAATGCCGTTGCGGCGACAGCCTTCCACGGCCAGCCGGATCATCTCCTTCACGCCGTCGTCACGTTCGTCGTAGTCGAACGCGACGACCTCGCTGTCACGATCGACGCCCAGGGTGAGCTGGGTCAGGTCGTTGGAGCCGATGGAGAATCCGTCGAAGCGTTTGGCGAACTCGTCGATGAGGATGACGTTGTTCGGGATCTCGCACATCGCGTAGATCTTCAGCCCGTTCTCCCCTCGCCGCAGACCGAGGTCGGCCATCGTCTGGAGAACCAGGTCCGCCTCGGCGACCCGGCGGACGAACGGCAGCATGAGGATGACGTTGCTCAGGCCCATCTCCTCGCGTACGCGCCGCATCGCCCGGCACTCGAGGGCGAAGCCCTCCGCGTACGCGGGATGGGCGTAGCGCGAGGCCCCCCGGAAGCCGAGCATCGGGTTGCTCTCCGTGGGCTCGAATACACGTCCGCCGAGCAGGCTCGCGTACTCGTTGGTCTTGAAATCCGACATCCGCACCACCACCGGCTTCGGCCAGAACGCGGCCGCGATCGTGCCGATCCCCTCCGACAGGCGCTCGACGAAGAAGGCGCCCCCGTCCCGGTGGCCCTGCGTCAGCCGTTCGATGTCACGCCGGATCGCAGGGTCGTCGACCTTCTCGGGGTGCAGCAGCGCCAGCGGATGGAAACGGATGTACTCGCTGATCACGAACTCCATCCGGGCCAATCCGACACCGTCGTTGGGCAGGAACGACGTCTTGAAGGCGAGTTCGGGGTTGCCCAGGTTGATCATGATCTCGGTGCGCGGCCGCGCGATGTCGCCGACCTCGGTGCGGTCCACGTGGAAACCCAACGCGCCGTCGTACACCCGGCCCGTATCGCCTTCCGCGCACGACACCGTCACCATGGCGCCGTCGGGCACGTTGACGGTCGCGTCGCCGGTCCCGACGACGGCCGGGATGCCGAGTTCGCGGGCGATGATCGACGCGTGGCAGGTCCGTCCGCCGCGGTTGGTGACGATCGCCGCGGCGGTCTTCATGACCGGTTCCCAGTCGGGGGTGGTGGTGTCGGCCACCAGCACCTGCCCGGGCTGGAACTCCGCCAGCTGGGACAGGTGCTCGATGCGTTTGACCGCACCGGAGGCGACGCGCTCGCCGACCGAGCGGCCCTCGGCCAGCACCTCGGCGTGGCTCTCCAACACATAGGTCTCCAGGGCGGTGACGCTCTGCTGGGAGGCCACGGTCTCGGGGCGGGCCTGGACGATGTAGAGCTGCCCGTCGAGGCCGTCCTTGGCCCACTCCATGTCCATGGGCCGGCCGTAGTGCTGTTCGATCGCACACGCGTAGCCGGCCAGTTCCAGGACGTCCTCGTCGTCGAGGCAGAAGCGGGCGCGATCGGCCTTGGGGGTGGGGATGTTGCGGGTGGTGTTCTTCGTCTCGCCTTCGACGTAGACCATCTTCACGGCCTTGTCGCCGAGGCGCCGGCGCAGGACCGCGCGGTGGCCGGCGAGATAGGTGGGCTTGTGGACATAGAACTCGTCGGGGTCGACCGCGCCCTGGACCACGTTCTCACCGAGGCCGTAGGCACCGGTGAGGAACACCGCGTCGCGGAAACCCGATTCGGTGTCCAACGAGAACATCACGCCGGAGGAGGCGATGTCGGAGCGGACCATCTTCATCACGCCGATCGACAGCGACACCTTGAAATGGTCGAAGCCCTGATCGATCCGGTAGTGGATCGCGCGATCGGTGAACAGGCTGGCGAAGCAGCGGCGGCAGGTGTCCAGCAGGCTTTCGTCGCCCTTGATGTTGAGGTAGGAGTCCTGCTGGCCGGCGAAGCTCGCCGTGGGCAGGTCCTCTGCGGTCGCTGAACTGCGGACGGCGAGGCTGACGTCTTCGCCGTACTCCTGCTGGAGCGTGCGGTAGGCATCCCGGATCTGGGCGGCCAGATCGTCGGGTAGCCCTGCGCCGTAGACGATCTCGCGGGCGCGCTTACCCTTGCGCGCCAGGGCGGCGACGTCGGCGGGGTCGATGTCGTCGAGTTCGGCGTGCAACCGGCCCCACGCGTCGGCCTCGTCGAGCATGTGGCGGTACGCCGCGGCGGTGATCGCGAACCCGTGTGGCACACGGACACCCTGGCCGGACAGGTTCTGGTACATCTCGCCCAGCGAGGCGTTCTTGCCGCCGACCAGAGGCACGTCGTCGATGCCGATCTCCTCGAAGAAGGTGACGTAGGCGGACCCACTCATGATCTGTCCTCTCGTTGCGTGACGAATGCAAACGTGCCACGGTCCGGTGTGGTCGAGCCAGGGTCGGAA
Protein-coding sequences here:
- the ppsA gene encoding phosphoenolpyruvate synthase, which codes for MSGSAYVTFFEEIGIDDVPLVGGKNASLGEMYQNLSGQGVRVPHGFAITAAAYRHMLDEADAWGRLHAELDDIDPADVAALARKGKRAREIVYGAGLPDDLAAQIRDAYRTLQQEYGEDVSLAVRSSATAEDLPTASFAGQQDSYLNIKGDESLLDTCRRCFASLFTDRAIHYRIDQGFDHFKVSLSIGVMKMVRSDIASSGVMFSLDTESGFRDAVFLTGAYGLGENVVQGAVDPDEFYVHKPTYLAGHRAVLRRRLGDKAVKMVYVEGETKNTTRNIPTPKADRARFCLDDEDVLELAGYACAIEQHYGRPMDMEWAKDGLDGQLYIVQARPETVASQQSVTALETYVLESHAEVLAEGRSVGERVASGAVKRIEHLSQLAEFQPGQVLVADTTTPDWEPVMKTAAAIVTNRGGRTCHASIIARELGIPAVVGTGDATVNVPDGAMVTVSCAEGDTGRVYDGALGFHVDRTEVGDIARPRTEIMINLGNPELAFKTSFLPNDGVGLARMEFVISEYIRFHPLALLHPEKVDDPAIRRDIERLTQGHRDGGAFFVERLSEGIGTIAAAFWPKPVVVRMSDFKTNEYASLLGGRVFEPTESNPMLGFRGASRYAHPAYAEGFALECRAMRRVREEMGLSNVILMLPFVRRVAEADLVLQTMADLGLRRGENGLKIYAMCEIPNNVILIDEFAKRFDGFSIGSNDLTQLTLGVDRDSEVVAFDYDERDDGVKEMIRLAVEGCRRNGIHSGLCGQAPSDYPDMAEFLVRVGIDSMSLNPDTVVRTTRLVLAAEQQLASLS
- the otsB gene encoding trehalose-phosphatase yields the protein MTVPVVIDPRYHDAVIFDLDGVLSDPAPTVTLARELQDVGVKTAACSSNSHGRDMVKSIGAEGFDVCVDGSAEDRAGAPCLEAARRLGVRPQRAVLIEDSAAGRTPGRDGGFALVIRVDRTRHPDEPIDGDADRVVAGLAGIAVRTGDRRVSEVPNALESYGQLIGITGARESVLFLDYDGTLSPIVSEPDAAVLVDGAAEALALVAAVCPVAILSGRDLADVRTRVGAPGLWYAGSHGFELTGPDGTYHQNEAAAAFVPVLERAAGDLRDLLGHVPGIFVEHKRFAVAVHYREVGSSDEVAEIVSTTHRLGRQAGLRVTSGRMLVELRPDIDWDKGTTLRWIRDRIDAAGSLMPIYIGDDLTDEDAFDAVRFDGVGIVVRHDEDSDRKTAARFSLQSPDQVREFLQRGSQWLAYKHQVASEAWDLTYEGYDPQSEKLREALCTVGNGYFATRGAAPESKAGQVHYPGTYAAGIFNRLVDDVSGTAVDNESLVNLPDWLSLTFRIDGGDWFDIDEVEVLSYRQTLDLRGATLTREVRFRDDAGRTTSVTQQRFVAMHLPHVGALQTKIVAEDWSGRITIRSTLDGNVTNSLVERYRDLGKEHLELIEKRQLSDDSVLLTVRTTQSGIPIAMAARCIVWRDDAPVGASYRLVGDGAEIGHEITVEQSVGEALTVEKLVTLFTGRDVATSDPAVDAERWVARLGRYAEVREGHLTDWTHLWERLSIEFDDFTDEVRILRLHLLHLLQTVSPNSADLDVGVPARGLHGEAYRGHIFWDELFIFPVLNLRLPMITRSLLAYRYRRLPEARHAAREAGYAGAMFPWQSGSDGREESQRLHLNPRSGNWNPDASARAHHIGIAVAYSAWKFYQATGDLAYLIDYGAEMLAEVARFWVSLASYDEDRGRYSIRGVIGPDEFHSGYPDAPYDGIDNNAYTNVMAVWVIMRALDALDLLPLPNRLDLLETLGLTSGELAHWDDVSRRMYVPFHDGVISQFEGYGELEELDWDRYRAHYGNIQRLDRILEAENDDVNRYKASKQADVLMLLYLMSVPELGEILNRLGYHFPADQVPSMVDYYLARTSHGSTLSGVVHTWVLARANRDRAMEFFELALKSDVSDIQGGTTSEGIHLAAMAGTVDLMQRCFTGLETRSNRLILSPYWPESLGVLAVPIHYRGLHLHLRVSGKGVIISVDPREAAGVVVECRGRVVQLMPGTTVRFPG